One Nitrospirota bacterium DNA segment encodes these proteins:
- a CDS encoding tetratricopeptide repeat protein → MKHVVLSIGVALGLAAGIAACDSGSLPGDPKKETTAPLGDAALLAASSSPGQADNDAGVEHYKERRWDLAEQQFRKAVQADEKLAEAHYNLGLTLDKLGDHEGAAAAFKKVTELSPKNSPLRESVILKEHVGL, encoded by the coding sequence ATGAAACACGTGGTGCTTTCAATCGGGGTCGCCCTCGGATTGGCGGCCGGAATTGCCGCCTGTGACTCGGGTAGTCTTCCCGGAGACCCCAAAAAAGAGACCACGGCCCCGCTCGGGGACGCGGCGCTCCTCGCTGCTTCCTCATCACCGGGGCAGGCCGACAACGACGCCGGCGTCGAGCACTACAAGGAGCGACGCTGGGACCTGGCTGAACAGCAGTTCCGCAAAGCCGTTCAAGCCGACGAGAAGCTGGCCGAGGCGCATTACAACCTCGGGTTGACGCTGGACAAGTTGGGCGATCACGAAGGCGCCGCGGCGGCCTTCAAGAAAGTCACGGAACTCTCACCGAAAAACTCGCCGTTGAGGGAGTCGGTAATCCTCAAAGAGCACGTCGGGCTGTAG
- the tdh gene encoding L-threonine 3-dehydrogenase, with product MRALVKVTSQSGMTLTNWPDPTPGPGEAIVRVKATSICGTDAHIYNWDEWAQSRIHPPRIIGHEMCGEVVEVGPDVTLVSVGDYVAAESHITCGRCFQCRTGQAHVCRDYRILGVDRDGSYAEYVALPERVLWKTSPEIPPELACIQEPLGNAVDAALAEDLAGRTLLITGCGPTGLFAAAVAKVAGASVIIASDVSDYRLGLAKQLGVHHTINAKTDSPEQIAAAILEMTGGEGVDTALEMSGDPAALHQTFRSVKNGGRVTLFGIPTGQVCFDLPNEIIFKGIRVYGVTGRRLFGTWYRLAGLFKAGLNVRPAVTHTLPMAEFTRGFELIKSGQCGKVVLVP from the coding sequence ATGAGAGCCCTCGTCAAAGTCACGTCCCAATCCGGCATGACGCTGACGAATTGGCCGGACCCGACGCCGGGCCCTGGGGAAGCGATCGTCCGGGTGAAAGCGACATCCATTTGCGGGACCGATGCGCATATCTACAATTGGGATGAGTGGGCTCAGAGCCGGATTCACCCGCCCCGCATCATCGGTCACGAGATGTGCGGCGAGGTCGTGGAGGTGGGGCCGGATGTCACGCTGGTGTCCGTCGGGGATTATGTCGCGGCGGAGTCGCACATCACCTGCGGACGCTGTTTCCAATGCCGGACCGGCCAAGCCCATGTCTGCCGGGATTACCGCATTCTCGGTGTCGACCGGGACGGCTCCTACGCCGAATATGTCGCCCTGCCCGAGCGAGTGCTCTGGAAAACTTCGCCGGAGATCCCGCCGGAGCTGGCCTGCATCCAAGAACCGTTGGGGAACGCGGTGGACGCCGCCCTGGCGGAGGACCTGGCCGGGCGGACGCTGCTGATCACCGGCTGCGGACCCACCGGGCTCTTCGCCGCCGCCGTCGCCAAGGTCGCCGGCGCTTCCGTCATCATCGCCTCCGACGTGAGCGACTACCGGTTGGGGCTGGCCAAGCAGCTCGGGGTCCACCACACGATCAACGCCAAGACGGATTCGCCGGAGCAGATCGCGGCGGCGATTCTCGAAATGACCGGCGGCGAGGGCGTGGACACGGCGTTGGAAATGTCCGGCGATCCCGCCGCGCTGCACCAGACGTTCCGTTCGGTGAAGAACGGCGGGCGGGTGACCCTCTTCGGCATTCCGACCGGGCAAGTCTGTTTCGATCTCCCCAATGAGATCATCTTCAAGGGCATCCGCGTGTACGGCGTCACCGGACGGCGGCTGTTCGGCACCTGGTACCGCCTGGCCGGGCTCTTCAAGGCCGGGCTCAATGTCAGACCGGCTGTCACCCACACCTTGCCCATGGCCGAGTTCACGCGCGGCTTCGAATTGATCAAATCGGGGCAGTGTGGGAAGGTGGTGTTGGTTCCGTAG
- a CDS encoding zinc-dependent alcohol dehydrogenase family protein produces MRAMVLEKPGKVVAKPLALRDVPVPEAGRDQVRIRVRACGVCRTDLHIVEGELPPGKQPVIPGHQVVGIVDQVGKDVADVKEGDRVGIAWLQETCGRCEFCASGRENLCLSAKFTGYHVDGGYAEWAVVPARFAYPVPPIFNDDETAPLLCAGIIGYRALRLSGVRPGQRLGLYGFGASAHIAIQVARHRGCSVYVCSLKEEHRALARELGAVWVGGAADLPPDKLHGAIIFAPAGELVPPALRALERGGTLALAGIHMTTIPPLDYDADLFGERVIRSVTANTKQDGLDLLREAAAIPIRPRTQRFRLEEANQALQALKAGTIKGAGVLVL; encoded by the coding sequence ATGAGAGCCATGGTCTTGGAGAAACCCGGCAAGGTGGTGGCCAAGCCGCTCGCCCTGCGCGACGTGCCCGTCCCGGAGGCGGGAAGAGACCAGGTGCGCATCCGAGTCCGCGCCTGCGGCGTCTGTCGAACCGACTTGCACATTGTGGAAGGAGAGCTGCCACCGGGCAAACAGCCGGTAATTCCCGGCCATCAGGTTGTCGGGATCGTGGATCAGGTCGGCAAGGATGTCGCCGACGTGAAGGAGGGCGACCGTGTCGGCATCGCCTGGCTCCAGGAGACCTGCGGCCGGTGCGAGTTCTGCGCAAGCGGGCGTGAGAACCTCTGCCTCTCGGCGAAATTCACCGGGTATCACGTGGACGGCGGCTATGCCGAATGGGCGGTCGTGCCCGCCCGCTTCGCCTATCCGGTCCCGCCGATTTTCAACGACGACGAAACGGCGCCGCTGCTCTGCGCCGGCATCATCGGTTATCGGGCGCTGCGGCTCAGCGGCGTCAGGCCTGGACAACGGCTGGGGCTCTACGGGTTCGGCGCCTCGGCCCATATCGCCATCCAAGTGGCGCGGCATCGGGGCTGCTCGGTCTATGTGTGTTCCTTGAAGGAAGAACATCGTGCGCTCGCCCGTGAACTGGGCGCGGTCTGGGTCGGCGGGGCGGCCGACCTGCCGCCCGACAAATTGCACGGCGCCATCATCTTCGCGCCAGCCGGCGAACTGGTGCCGCCGGCGCTGCGGGCATTGGAGCGGGGCGGCACCCTGGCTCTGGCGGGCATCCATATGACGACGATTCCACCGTTGGACTACGACGCCGATCTGTTCGGCGAACGAGTCATCCGCAGCGTGACGGCGAACACGAAGCAGGACGGGCTCGACCTGCTGCGGGAAGCGGCGGCCATTCCGATTCGTCCCCGCACGCAGCGGTTCCGGTTGGAAGAGGCGAATCAGGCCCTCCAGGCGCTCAAGGCCGGGACGATCAAGGGCGCCGGTGTGCTCGTGCTGTGA
- a CDS encoding cell envelope integrity protein TolA, which translates to MTLWAPRFLWTASFLVAASVLASLSGASAAPSQPNSPGTLKRWVQFELVGADPDGVVSVDKSFELAVMLGGVPLGNDPVVAVFDTPWFKRRIVPMAPDSIPMTLRGSVVLEPHPLSATSVPPKAARIQVTFARFRNMKLDRIMTRVVYVTLGRPEAAAQGDTMAATAEEEKDAGDASQDEAQLEVQPDVKPMVNALISEEDLLPLPAPDEGNAYWHEVSRLISRSWSHRMRHQRQIPARETVRVRFRMYASGHAQLIEIERGSGVRDIDEAGIQAIIQAEPFPPFPRELGTEAVDVHIRMRTGLHSVVKNVQSPKSRRNGAATVTPQPKP; encoded by the coding sequence ATGACCCTGTGGGCACCGCGATTCCTGTGGACCGCCTCGTTCTTGGTCGCAGCAAGTGTTCTGGCTTCTCTTTCCGGCGCCTCGGCCGCTCCATCGCAACCCAACTCGCCCGGCACACTGAAACGATGGGTTCAGTTCGAGCTAGTCGGCGCTGATCCCGACGGGGTGGTCTCGGTCGACAAGAGCTTCGAATTGGCGGTGATGCTTGGCGGAGTGCCTCTCGGGAATGATCCCGTGGTCGCGGTGTTCGACACCCCCTGGTTCAAGCGACGGATCGTTCCGATGGCGCCGGACTCGATCCCTATGACCCTGCGCGGGTCGGTGGTGTTGGAGCCGCACCCGCTGAGCGCGACGTCGGTTCCGCCGAAGGCCGCCAGGATTCAAGTGACATTCGCGCGGTTTCGGAACATGAAGCTGGACCGAATCATGACCCGGGTTGTCTATGTGACACTGGGCCGGCCCGAAGCGGCTGCACAAGGGGACACGATGGCGGCGACGGCGGAAGAAGAGAAAGACGCGGGCGACGCGTCGCAAGATGAAGCCCAGTTGGAGGTGCAGCCGGATGTGAAGCCGATGGTCAACGCGCTGATTTCCGAGGAGGACCTGCTGCCTCTGCCGGCGCCCGACGAGGGCAACGCGTATTGGCACGAGGTGAGCCGGTTGATCAGCCGCAGTTGGAGTCACCGGATGCGCCACCAGCGGCAGATTCCCGCGAGGGAGACCGTGCGGGTCCGCTTTCGGATGTACGCGAGCGGTCATGCCCAGTTGATCGAGATCGAACGGGGGTCCGGGGTGCGCGACATCGACGAGGCCGGCATTCAGGCCATCATCCAAGCCGAACCGTTCCCGCCGTTTCCGCGGGAGTTGGGAACGGAGGCCGTCGATGTGCACATCCGGATGCGGACCGGTTTGCACTCCGTGGTCAAGAACGTCCAATCTCCGAAAAGCCGGCGCAACGGCGCCGCGACGGTGACCCCGCAGCCCAAACCCTGA
- a CDS encoding glycine C-acetyltransferase, whose translation MAYHSFKKAVTEQLAEIRSAGLYKAERQILGPQGAEIRVAQGEVLNLCANNYLGLANHPDVRQAAIDGLKQHGYGMASVRFICGTQDLHKRLEQAISTFLGTGDTILYSSCFDANTGLFETLLDERDAVISDALNHASLIDGIRLCKAKRFRYAHSDMHDLEARLREASSCRLRLIATDGVFSMDGDPAKLDEIVALAERYDAAIVVDDSHATGVLGKGGRGTPDHFGVADRIDLVTSTLGKALGGAAGGFTSGRAEIIELLRQRSRPYLFSNALPPVITSAALQALKLVAQGDALRTALRENTAFFRSQLTALGFNLISGDHPIIPIMLGEAKLATQMADRLLREGIYVVGFSYPVVPKGQARIRVQISAAHTRAQLERAVQAFATVGRELGVIT comes from the coding sequence ATGGCGTACCATTCGTTCAAAAAAGCTGTCACTGAACAGTTGGCTGAGATTCGCTCGGCCGGTCTGTACAAAGCCGAACGCCAGATCCTGGGTCCGCAGGGCGCCGAAATCCGGGTGGCTCAGGGCGAGGTCCTCAATCTCTGCGCGAACAACTATCTGGGATTGGCGAATCACCCCGATGTCCGCCAGGCGGCAATCGACGGACTCAAGCAACATGGGTACGGAATGGCGTCCGTCCGCTTCATCTGCGGGACGCAGGATCTGCACAAGCGCCTCGAGCAAGCGATCAGCACCTTCCTGGGGACCGGCGATACGATCCTGTACAGCTCCTGCTTTGACGCTAACACCGGTCTGTTCGAAACCCTGCTGGACGAACGGGACGCTGTCATCAGCGATGCGTTGAATCACGCCAGCCTGATCGACGGAATCCGATTGTGCAAGGCCAAGCGGTTCCGCTATGCCCACTCCGACATGCACGATCTGGAAGCGCGGCTGCGTGAGGCTTCCTCCTGCCGGCTGCGGCTGATCGCCACCGACGGCGTGTTTTCCATGGACGGTGATCCGGCGAAGCTCGACGAGATCGTGGCACTGGCGGAGCGCTATGACGCGGCGATCGTCGTGGACGACAGCCACGCGACCGGCGTGCTCGGCAAGGGCGGACGCGGGACCCCTGACCACTTCGGGGTCGCGGACCGGATCGACCTCGTCACCAGCACGCTGGGTAAGGCGCTGGGCGGCGCGGCGGGCGGCTTCACCTCGGGACGGGCGGAGATCATCGAGTTGCTCCGACAGCGTTCGCGGCCGTATCTGTTTTCGAACGCCCTGCCGCCGGTGATCACGTCCGCCGCGCTCCAGGCGCTGAAGCTTGTGGCGCAAGGGGATGCGTTACGAACCGCGCTCCGCGAGAACACGGCGTTCTTCCGGTCGCAGCTCACCGCGCTCGGCTTCAACCTCATCTCCGGCGACCATCCGATCATTCCGATTATGCTCGGCGAGGCCAAACTGGCGACGCAGATGGCGGACCGGCTGCTCCGGGAAGGGATCTATGTGGTGGGATTCAGCTATCCGGTGGTGCCGAAGGGGCAGGCGCGGATTCGCGTGCAGATCTCGGCCGCCCACACACGCGCGCAACTCGAACGCGCGGTGCAGGCCTTCGCGACGGTCGGACGCGAACTGGGCGTCATCACGTAA
- a CDS encoding alpha/beta hydrolase: MSLLDRLFVYHPDPWQDRDWARASRLPLEDVWFPAADGTKLFGWYVESSETPAVLLWCHGNAGNIINRLDNLRELYRLGLSVFLFDYRGYGRSEGRPSEEGLYQDGFGAYEYVTRARRVRPERLILFGRSLGAAVAGELAARKPAAGLILESCFPSVEALAKFHYLGLPVHWLIGAKFRLIDRLSHISLPLLVVHGDRDDLVPLQLGQQVFEAAKEPKAFYVVRGADHNDVPFVGGPAYFARLKAFIQSGLGR; this comes from the coding sequence ATGAGCCTCCTTGACCGTCTCTTCGTCTATCACCCCGATCCCTGGCAGGACCGGGACTGGGCCAGGGCCAGCAGGCTCCCGCTGGAGGATGTCTGGTTCCCGGCCGCCGACGGGACCAAGTTATTCGGCTGGTATGTCGAGTCCTCGGAGACACCGGCGGTCTTGCTCTGGTGCCACGGCAACGCGGGCAACATCATCAACCGGCTGGACAATCTGCGGGAGCTCTACCGCCTCGGGCTGTCTGTCTTCCTGTTCGACTATCGGGGGTACGGCCGCAGCGAAGGCCGCCCGTCGGAAGAAGGGCTCTATCAGGACGGATTCGGCGCTTACGAGTATGTGACCCGCGCCCGCCGTGTCAGACCCGAACGTCTGATCCTCTTCGGCCGCTCGCTCGGCGCGGCCGTAGCCGGCGAACTGGCCGCCCGGAAGCCGGCCGCCGGGTTGATCCTGGAATCGTGCTTCCCCTCCGTCGAGGCGCTCGCCAAGTTCCATTACCTCGGCCTGCCTGTTCACTGGCTCATTGGCGCGAAGTTTCGACTCATCGACCGGTTGTCGCACATCTCCCTCCCGCTGCTCGTCGTCCATGGGGATCGCGATGACTTGGTGCCGCTGCAACTTGGCCAACAGGTGTTCGAGGCGGCGAAGGAACCGAAAGCCTTCTATGTCGTCCGAGGCGCCGATCACAACGATGTCCCGTTCGTCGGCGGCCCAGCCTACTTCGCCCGGCTCAAAGCCTTCATTCAAAGTGGCTTGGGGAGGTGA
- a CDS encoding SUMF1/EgtB/PvdO family nonheme iron enzyme has translation MRARNAMLAGVLFAVAMGGVGWALDVADVTPEWTPEGKKIAAERAKLPAKDEMVRIPAGWFLMGSDKKVDRNAYPPELPQRKVYLDAYDIDQYEVTTVQFLRFVLATDRPPLVDWKYDGGNFQEAMASHPVMHVSWYDAEAYCKWAGKRLPTEAEWEKAARGEDGRIYPWGNQPAGLSRANFGRTGLSGPVRDRPERLLLYPPIISVDKYENAVSPYGVFQMAGNVAEWVADWYDPAYYKTAPDKNPKGPESGTQKAFRGGGWIDSTPVVRAAQRNGTDPNTKMNWLGFRCARDAKDGGDQAEAKPRQTG, from the coding sequence GTGCGGGCGCGAAATGCGATGTTGGCCGGAGTGCTGTTTGCGGTGGCCATGGGCGGTGTCGGTTGGGCGCTGGATGTGGCGGATGTGACGCCGGAATGGACCCCGGAAGGGAAGAAGATCGCCGCGGAGCGGGCCAAGCTGCCGGCGAAGGATGAGATGGTGCGGATCCCCGCGGGCTGGTTCCTGATGGGCAGCGACAAGAAGGTGGACAGGAACGCCTATCCGCCGGAGTTGCCGCAGCGGAAAGTCTATCTGGACGCCTATGACATCGACCAATATGAAGTGACGACCGTGCAGTTTCTGAGGTTCGTCCTGGCGACGGACCGGCCCCCGCTGGTGGATTGGAAATACGACGGCGGCAATTTCCAAGAAGCGATGGCGTCCCATCCGGTGATGCATGTGTCCTGGTACGACGCGGAAGCCTATTGCAAGTGGGCCGGGAAGCGGTTGCCGACCGAAGCCGAATGGGAAAAGGCGGCGCGGGGCGAAGACGGCCGCATCTATCCTTGGGGGAACCAGCCGGCCGGGTTGTCCCGCGCGAATTTCGGCCGAACGGGATTGTCGGGGCCGGTCCGCGATCGACCGGAGCGGCTGCTGCTGTATCCGCCGATCATCTCCGTGGACAAGTATGAGAACGCGGTCAGCCCGTACGGGGTGTTTCAAATGGCGGGCAATGTCGCGGAGTGGGTGGCGGACTGGTACGACCCCGCTTATTACAAGACGGCTCCGGACAAGAATCCGAAAGGACCGGAGAGCGGCACTCAGAAGGCCTTCCGCGGAGGCGGCTGGATCGACAGCACGCCTGTCGTGCGGGCCGCCCAGCGCAATGGAACCGATCCGAACACGAAAATGAACTGGCTGGGCTTCCGCTGCGCGCGTGACGCGAAGGATGGCGGGGACCAGGCCGAAGCGAAACCGCGGCAGACCGGCTGA
- a CDS encoding VacJ family lipoprotein → MRRQCEGLLRMCLPVTVIGLGGCANWFDHRGDFPFAAPSSPSGIVLSLPSSLEQTNEQPVVSVAITTDQPGPVLAQAAPEPQTAQDEFYDPFAKPGEALSEQEEYDPWERFNSVMFEFNRRVDRYVVKPVAQVYNFILPDRVQVSVSNFFHNVRFVPRFVNNLFQGKVKGAGLELGRFVVNTTLGVAGFFDVAKDGFNWQTPDEDSGQTLGVYGVGPGPYLVLPLLPPLTVRDAVGYVVDLALDPINWLVFPIVEAEGVPSLVAHKNRTTSTFAQLGTRAGQIVNERSLNLETFEGVEEATLDLYTAVRNAYLQKRAKAIRE, encoded by the coding sequence GTGCGGCGACAGTGCGAAGGACTGCTGCGGATGTGCCTGCCGGTTACCGTGATCGGACTAGGAGGATGCGCCAACTGGTTCGACCACCGGGGCGACTTCCCCTTCGCCGCTCCGTCATCCCCTTCCGGCATCGTGCTGAGCCTGCCATCGTCGCTGGAGCAGACAAACGAGCAACCCGTCGTGTCTGTGGCGATCACCACGGATCAGCCTGGGCCGGTCCTTGCTCAAGCCGCTCCCGAGCCGCAGACGGCCCAGGACGAATTCTATGATCCTTTTGCCAAACCCGGCGAAGCCCTCTCCGAACAGGAAGAGTACGATCCCTGGGAACGGTTCAACAGCGTCATGTTCGAGTTCAATCGCAGAGTCGACCGGTATGTGGTGAAACCGGTTGCGCAGGTCTACAACTTCATTCTGCCTGATCGGGTACAGGTCAGCGTGAGCAACTTCTTTCATAACGTTCGGTTCGTGCCTCGGTTCGTGAACAACCTCTTTCAGGGAAAAGTCAAAGGGGCCGGATTGGAACTGGGACGTTTTGTCGTGAACACAACCTTGGGCGTCGCGGGATTCTTCGACGTCGCGAAGGACGGGTTCAATTGGCAGACGCCCGATGAAGATTCGGGCCAGACGCTCGGTGTGTATGGGGTCGGCCCCGGTCCATATTTGGTGTTGCCCCTGCTTCCGCCGTTGACGGTCCGGGATGCCGTCGGGTATGTGGTCGACCTCGCGCTCGACCCGATCAACTGGCTGGTGTTCCCAATAGTGGAAGCCGAAGGTGTTCCGTCGCTGGTCGCCCACAAGAATCGCACCACGTCAACGTTTGCCCAGCTCGGCACCCGTGCCGGCCAGATTGTCAACGAACGGTCGCTGAACCTGGAAACGTTTGAGGGAGTGGAAGAAGCGACGCTCGATCTCTACACCGCGGTCCGCAACGCTTATCTCCAGAAGCGGGCGAAAGCGATCCGGGAATGA
- a CDS encoding CsgG/HfaB family protein — translation MLSLLPRTMKGPPCWQLLSIVIGFCWTLTLSGCSIAMALHGHPEPNFDTLQVGATREDVEREFGKPVTTKDLGDGKHEDTYRYEMGNTSNPGRAAVYGYAYLTIIGILGEPIYSLIELLQGHDEETKVVYSQDDRVLATSGYQPPPPSPALQAAEEGQRKFVKAPPPSRATGNDSASPQNPEATQKAVDAKFGELAHRLSGNLKGHGVLRIAVLPAQDVTGKENKPFCNYVTEKLTAKLHEEGTATVVERSQLSKVTQELALTHTGGFDEDSATRIGRLLGVDAVVTTLFADLGPPGVEVNAKVVRVETGEIIGVGAIALPRATVERMLP, via the coding sequence ATGCTCTCCTTGCTTCCGCGCACCATGAAAGGGCCTCCTTGCTGGCAACTGCTCTCGATTGTGATTGGTTTTTGCTGGACGCTTACGCTGTCCGGTTGTTCGATCGCGATGGCTTTGCATGGACACCCGGAACCGAACTTCGATACGCTCCAGGTTGGAGCCACCCGCGAGGACGTGGAGCGGGAGTTCGGCAAGCCGGTTACCACCAAAGATCTCGGCGACGGGAAGCACGAAGACACCTATCGGTACGAAATGGGCAATACCTCGAACCCGGGACGAGCCGCCGTCTATGGATATGCCTATCTGACGATTATCGGAATTCTTGGAGAACCGATTTACAGCCTCATTGAACTGCTCCAAGGCCACGATGAAGAGACGAAAGTCGTTTATAGCCAGGACGACAGGGTTCTGGCAACCTCCGGCTATCAGCCTCCGCCGCCGTCACCGGCGCTGCAAGCCGCCGAGGAAGGTCAGAGAAAGTTCGTCAAAGCCCCGCCTCCTTCTCGAGCGACTGGGAACGACTCGGCGTCTCCTCAAAACCCTGAGGCGACACAGAAGGCCGTCGACGCCAAGTTTGGAGAGTTGGCGCACCGCCTTTCGGGGAACCTGAAAGGTCACGGGGTCCTTCGCATAGCCGTCTTACCCGCTCAAGATGTCACCGGGAAAGAAAATAAACCTTTCTGCAATTATGTGACCGAGAAATTGACCGCCAAATTGCATGAGGAAGGAACGGCAACGGTGGTGGAGCGATCTCAGTTGTCCAAAGTGACCCAAGAACTGGCGTTAACCCACACAGGCGGCTTCGATGAGGACTCCGCAACGCGAATCGGCAGACTCCTGGGTGTCGACGCGGTCGTAACCACGCTCTTCGCCGATCTGGGACCGCCCGGCGTCGAGGTCAATGCCAAGGTCGTTCGCGTTGAAACCGGCGAGATCATCGGCGTCGGTGCTATTGCACTCCCGCGCGCCACAGTGGAACGAATGTTGCCATAA
- a CDS encoding DUF4105 domain-containing protein, which produces MKLADEREWHLLLHYRKNLFGGYTSEQDDPGFFLSPKGKTDPQAELEATLAQFFSDELVGRSRQPAQCAFVARYHWLKEKLQFDDARLAPIRCDRFERWLAEFNAESITLIFPSAFMNNPASMFGHTLLRIDQQGQTEQTRILAYTINYAADVPPDAGLAYPIRGIFGGYRGYFSTIPYYLKVQEYRDIENRDIWEYKLNFSQPQIRRLLMHAWELGNAYFDYFFFKENCSYHLLSLLEYADPTLQLTDQFLFWTVPADTVRLVAAQPGLVGGIAYRPSRSTLIKRKRETLSEAERRLANRLIGDVSLIQSETFTQLPPKRQAFLLDLASDYLRYKIDAGDSDAAVYKERNRAILTARSGLRVQPDDLKIAPFAKQPELGHKTSRVSVGGGWRNNDTFEEVTVRAGYHDLLDPEVGYTPDAQIELASLSVRHYNRAEQTRLERATLANVLSLSPMDALFKAPSWKISAGYQTIRHRACRLCGNGNVNGGIGAAVETQWLNREVYFAFAEADANYSHAYEERHSVGGGGTAGMLADLSDRWKLMLSATYLRYPLGDKSDDVRWFVGQRYTLGQNLAVRLEYTHRDRDNDVLFTVQAFF; this is translated from the coding sequence ATGAAACTGGCCGACGAACGGGAATGGCATCTCCTCCTACACTATCGGAAGAACCTCTTCGGCGGCTATACCAGCGAACAGGATGATCCGGGCTTTTTCCTGTCGCCGAAGGGAAAGACTGACCCGCAGGCCGAGTTGGAAGCCACGCTGGCCCAATTCTTCTCCGATGAGCTGGTCGGACGCTCCCGTCAGCCGGCGCAGTGTGCCTTTGTCGCGCGCTACCACTGGCTGAAAGAGAAACTGCAGTTTGATGACGCGCGGTTGGCGCCTATCCGATGCGACCGGTTCGAACGATGGTTGGCCGAATTCAACGCGGAATCGATCACGCTCATCTTTCCGTCGGCCTTCATGAACAATCCGGCGTCAATGTTCGGCCATACGCTGCTGCGGATCGATCAACAAGGTCAGACCGAGCAGACGCGCATCCTGGCGTATACCATCAACTACGCGGCGGACGTGCCGCCGGACGCGGGCTTGGCCTATCCAATCCGGGGGATCTTCGGGGGATATCGCGGCTATTTCTCGACTATTCCATACTATCTGAAAGTGCAGGAGTACCGGGATATCGAAAACCGGGATATCTGGGAATACAAGCTCAACTTCAGCCAACCGCAGATCCGCCGGCTGCTCATGCATGCGTGGGAGTTGGGCAACGCCTATTTCGATTACTTCTTCTTCAAGGAGAATTGTTCGTATCACCTGCTCTCCCTCCTGGAATACGCCGATCCGACCCTGCAACTCACCGACCAATTTCTCTTCTGGACGGTGCCGGCCGACACCGTCCGGCTGGTCGCGGCCCAGCCTGGGTTGGTCGGCGGCATCGCCTACCGCCCGTCTCGCAGCACGCTCATCAAACGGAAGCGGGAAACCCTCTCGGAGGCCGAACGCAGACTCGCCAATCGACTCATCGGAGACGTGTCCCTGATTCAATCGGAGACATTCACCCAGCTCCCGCCGAAGCGGCAGGCCTTTCTTCTAGACCTGGCTTCGGATTATCTCCGCTACAAGATCGATGCGGGGGACTCCGACGCCGCGGTCTACAAAGAGCGGAATCGTGCGATCCTCACGGCGAGAAGCGGACTGCGAGTCCAGCCCGACGACCTGAAGATCGCTCCGTTCGCCAAGCAACCGGAACTGGGGCACAAGACCTCCCGGGTGAGCGTCGGCGGAGGGTGGCGGAACAATGACACATTCGAAGAAGTGACGGTCCGGGCGGGCTACCATGATTTGCTCGATCCCGAAGTCGGCTACACACCGGATGCGCAAATCGAGCTCGCGTCGCTCAGCGTGCGCCACTACAATCGGGCCGAGCAGACCAGGCTGGAGCGGGCGACGTTGGCCAACGTGCTCTCCCTCTCGCCGATGGATGCGCTGTTTAAGGCCCCGTCGTGGAAAATCAGCGCCGGCTACCAAACGATCCGGCATCGAGCATGCCGGTTATGCGGGAACGGCAATGTGAACGGCGGGATCGGCGCGGCGGTGGAAACCCAATGGCTCAACCGAGAGGTCTATTTCGCCTTTGCGGAAGCGGACGCCAACTACAGCCACGCCTATGAGGAGCGGCACAGCGTCGGCGGAGGGGGAACAGCGGGCATGCTGGCGGACCTGAGCGATCGTTGGAAACTGATGCTCTCAGCGACCTATCTGCGGTATCCACTCGGCGACAAGTCCGACGATGTCAGGTGGTTCGTCGGCCAACGGTATACGCTCGGACAGAATCTCGCGGTCCGGCTGGAGTACACGCACCGCGATCGGGACAACGACGTGCTGTTCACGGTGCAGGCGTTCTTTTAG